TTCTCGCTGACGAGCTACGACGAGGTCGTCGGCTGGGCGGAGATGATCGACGAGGTGGTGCGCGACAACCGCATGCCGCCCTGGCATGCCGATCCGCACTACGGCCACTTCTCGAACGATGCCCGCCTGACCCCCGAGCAATTGCAGCAGATTCACGATTGGGTCGCCGCCGGTGCGCCCGAAGGTGATCGGGCCGAATTGCCCGAGCCGCGCGAGTATGTAACCGGCTGGCAGATGCCGTTCGAGCCGGACCAGGTGGTCTACATGAGCGACGAGGCGTACCACGTCCCCGCCGAGGGCGTGGTCGACTATCAATACTTCACCGTCGATCCGGGCTTCACCGAGGACAAGTGGCTCAAGACGGCCGAATGTGTGCCGGGCAACCGCGGCGTCGTGCACCACATCATCGTGTTCGCCAGGCCGCCCGAATCGCGCGCCAAGGATGCTCGCGGGTTTCACTTCGTCGCCGGTTTCGCGCCGGGGACGCGGCCGTTCGTGTTTCCGGACGGGATGGCCAAGCTGATCCCCGCCGGGTCGAAACTCATCTTCCAGATGCACTACACCCCCAACGGCACGCCGCAGGACGATCGCAGCTCGATTGGCCTGAAATTCACCGACGCCAAGGGCGTCACCCATCGCGTGGCGACCGATCGGGCCATCAACCACAACTTCCGGATTCCGGCGGGCGATCCGAACTACGAAGTCACCGCGCGTCGCAAGTTCCTCGACGACGCGCTGATTCTCGCTTATTTCCCGCACATGCATCTGCGCGGCAAATCGTTCCGCTACATCGCCGAGCTGCCCGACGGCTCGAGCGAGATCGTGCTGGATGTGCCCCGCTACGACTTCAACTGGCAGAACCACTTCATCCTCAGCCAGCCGCGCAAGATGCCGGCCGGGTCGGCCATCCGGTGCATTGCACACTTCGACAACTCGGCCGACAACCTGGCCAACCCCGATCCCCAATCGGACGTGCTCTGGGGCGACCAGACGTTCGAGGAAATGATGATCGGCTGGTTCGATATCGCCGTGCCGTACGATCCCGCGCATCCCGGTGGCGAAGTCACGACCGACGACGGCGACTCGACCGGTGAATAGCCGGTTCAGCGATCGCATGCGCCGCGGCGGCTCGATAAGGCAGACTTGTTCATGGGCCCTCGTGGCGGCCGTTTGCTCGTCGACCGTGCCGGCCTCGGCCGAGGACTGGCCGCACTGGCGCGGACCGCGCGGCGACGGCTCGTGGCACGCGCCGCCGCTGGCCGATCGTTGGCCGGAAGCAGGCCTCACGACACGCTGGCAAATGGCCATCGGCGGCGGCTACTCCGGCATCATCGCCACGGCCGGGTGCGTCTACACGATGGATCGGCAAACCGAGCCAGCAGAGTGCGAACGCGTGCTCTGCTATGCGGCCGATGATGGGCATCTGCTGTGGCAACATCGGTACCCGGTCGAGTACGGCAAGCTGGACTACGGCAACGGTCCCCGCGCAGCGCCCACCTTTCACGATGGGCGGATTTATACGCTGGGGGCCGTCGGCCACGTGCATTGCCTCGATGCCCGCGATGGTCGCGTGATCTGGGCCCACGATCTGGTGGCGTCGCAGCAGGCCAAGTTGCCCGAGTGGGGATTGGCCGCCTCGCCGGTCGTCTGGCACGACCTGGTCGTCGTCCATCCAGGCCTGCCGGGCGGATGCTACGTGGCGTACGAACGCGCGAGCGGGCGCGAAGTGTGGCGCACCGGCGACGATCCGGCCGGCTACGCAACGCCGATCGTGATTGCCGCCGCCCAACGCCAGCAACTCGTCGCTTGGAGCCCCCAGCACGTGCTGGGGATCGACCCGGCGACCGGCCGGATCGCCTGGCAAATTCCCTATGCGGTGACGTATGGCGTCTCGATCGCGACGCCCGTCTACGCCGAAGGGCTGGTGTTCGTCGCAGGCTACTGGGAAGGCTCGAAGGCGATTCGCCCGTCGGCCGACCTGGCCACGGCCGAGTTGGCTTGGGAAGAAAACCGCAATCTGCGCGGATTGATGTCGCAACCGCTGGTGCGCGACGGGCACGTGTACCTGCTCGACAAGCAATACGGACTGACGTGCTTCGAGCTGGCCACGGGCAACAAGCTCTGGGACGATGGCAATCAGCTCACGCCGCGCGGCCGCAACCCGCAGGCCACGCTCGTTTGG
This Pirellulales bacterium DNA region includes the following protein-coding sequences:
- a CDS encoding redoxin domain-containing protein; amino-acid sequence: MRRTLIAWMVCLLVAVAMCLPMLAAESATSAVGKSIAAFSLQDFRGKQVALGDFPEAKAVVVVFLGVECPLAKLYGPRLMELAEAYQAQGVQFIGIDSNRQDSITELAAYARAHGIEFPVLKDAGNVVADQFGAQRTPEVFLLDAERVVRYHGRIDDQYGFTTGGGYARPEIRHRDLAAALDALLAGQPVTTTETEVPGCIIGRIKTPQADAPVTYSNQIARILQERCAECHRPGQIAPFSLTSYDEVVGWAEMIDEVVRDNRMPPWHADPHYGHFSNDARLTPEQLQQIHDWVAAGAPEGDRAELPEPREYVTGWQMPFEPDQVVYMSDEAYHVPAEGVVDYQYFTVDPGFTEDKWLKTAECVPGNRGVVHHIIVFARPPESRAKDARGFHFVAGFAPGTRPFVFPDGMAKLIPAGSKLIFQMHYTPNGTPQDDRSSIGLKFTDAKGVTHRVATDRAINHNFRIPAGDPNYEVTARRKFLDDALILAYFPHMHLRGKSFRYIAELPDGSSEIVLDVPRYDFNWQNHFILSQPRKMPAGSAIRCIAHFDNSADNLANPDPQSDVLWGDQTFEEMMIGWFDIAVPYDPAHPGGEVTTDDGDSTGE
- a CDS encoding PQQ-like beta-propeller repeat protein — encoded protein: MNSRFSDRMRRGGSIRQTCSWALVAAVCSSTVPASAEDWPHWRGPRGDGSWHAPPLADRWPEAGLTTRWQMAIGGGYSGIIATAGCVYTMDRQTEPAECERVLCYAADDGHLLWQHRYPVEYGKLDYGNGPRAAPTFHDGRIYTLGAVGHVHCLDARDGRVIWAHDLVASQQAKLPEWGLAASPVVWHDLVVVHPGLPGGCYVAYERASGREVWRTGDDPAGYATPIVIAAAQRQQLVAWSPQHVLGIDPATGRIAWQIPYAVTYGVSIATPVYAEGLVFVAGYWEGSKAIRPSADLATAELAWEENRNLRGLMSQPLVRDGHVYLLDKQYGLTCFELATGNKLWDDGNQLTPRGRNPQATLVWTGDDDRLLALNAEGELVLARANPQGYTELSRTKVVEATWAHPAYYETQMFARGDTQLVAIDLVEAVSVRRNPNSSTGE